In the Streptobacillus moniliformis DSM 12112 genome, one interval contains:
- the ppc gene encoding phosphoenolpyruvate carboxylase, with protein MDSVILKPDDEIKLNKEWISKEINIVKNILSEIVPDIDIDSILDNEKHFKDIEKINPDVVRVLTILPLLINIVEDVYQSKILKYNTITKNYTEGMLDNLLYKLDLNNMNKENLTEIFSNIRVVPVLTAHPTQVQRKSILDLTQNIYEILEKRELVEHNLLDENEWMNELRKNINLLWRTDILRSSKLRVGNEITNSLSYYDSTFLKAIPKINIKFKEIAKKLGIFSNSYTPILMGTWIGGDRDGNPFVTEETLLNAAYSQFETAIEYYISELKKLYREFSISSLKNEYSDELKELEKLSKDNLEHRTYEPYRLVISYIIDNLQDVKVKLLKEKLELPYDSYYNSKKLLNDLLAIRKSIKLYSDEIIAYGRLDELIESVKVFGYHLSSIDLRQDSSVYEFCVNELLNIAKITDNYSALTEEEKCEILINQIENEPRKLSSVNCKKSEILEKELSIFSTMKKLINIFGKNIIEQNIISHTVEISDMLELALLLKEFDLDGKVNISPLFESIEDLKNSEKIMKTWFELDILKKWMSNNGSLQEIMLGYSDSNKDGGYITSSWHLYKAQKELVSLAQKYGVKLNFFHGRGGTVGRGGGPSYEAILSQPSESILGKIRLTEQGEVIGAKYGNLDLGKFNLEALLSATLEKSLKDDTKDIKEYENIMEQISNISYEKYRNLVYETEGFSEYFFESTPINEVSSLNIGSRPSSRKKVLDIEGLRAIPWVFSWSQIRVMLPGWYGVGTSFNKWIKENNGLETLKLMYRNWPFFKALLSNLEMVLSKTDMNIAKEYAKLVKNENLSTKIFNMINDEWILTFNLLKEITGINYLLEDNEMLTLSLKNRLPYFNALNYLQIELIKQQRAGNNTEEINKAIHTTINGIATGLRNSG; from the coding sequence ATGGATTCAGTTATATTAAAACCAGATGATGAAATAAAGTTAAATAAAGAATGGATAAGTAAAGAAATTAATATTGTAAAAAATATTTTATCAGAAATAGTACCAGATATAGATATTGATTCTATTTTAGATAATGAAAAACATTTTAAAGATATTGAGAAAATAAATCCAGATGTTGTAAGAGTTTTAACTATATTACCACTTTTAATAAATATAGTTGAGGATGTTTATCAGTCAAAAATATTAAAATATAATACAATAACTAAAAATTATACAGAGGGGATGTTAGATAATTTATTATATAAACTTGATTTAAATAATATGAATAAAGAAAATTTAACAGAAATATTTTCAAATATTAGGGTTGTGCCAGTTCTAACTGCACATCCAACTCAAGTTCAGAGAAAATCAATTTTAGATTTAACTCAAAATATATATGAAATATTAGAAAAAAGAGAATTAGTTGAACATAATTTATTAGATGAAAATGAATGGATGAATGAATTAAGAAAAAATATTAATTTATTATGGAGAACAGATATATTAAGAAGTTCTAAGTTAAGAGTAGGTAATGAAATAACAAATTCATTAAGTTATTACGATTCAACATTTTTAAAAGCTATTCCTAAAATTAATATTAAATTTAAAGAAATAGCTAAAAAATTAGGAATATTTTCTAATTCATACACTCCAATACTTATGGGTACATGGATAGGCGGAGATAGAGATGGAAATCCATTTGTTACTGAAGAAACACTTTTAAATGCTGCTTATTCACAGTTTGAAACAGCCATAGAGTACTATATTTCAGAATTAAAAAAATTATATAGAGAATTTTCTATTTCAAGTTTAAAAAATGAATATAGTGATGAATTAAAAGAACTTGAAAAACTTTCAAAAGATAATTTGGAACATAGGACATATGAACCATATAGATTAGTAATTTCATATATTATAGATAATTTACAAGATGTAAAAGTTAAATTATTAAAAGAAAAACTTGAGCTGCCGTATGATTCATATTATAATTCAAAAAAATTATTAAATGACTTATTAGCTATAAGAAAATCAATAAAGCTATATAGTGATGAAATAATTGCATATGGTAGACTTGATGAGTTAATTGAATCAGTGAAGGTATTTGGATATCATTTATCATCTATAGATTTAAGACAGGATTCAAGTGTGTATGAATTTTGTGTTAATGAATTATTAAATATCGCAAAGATAACAGATAATTATTCAGCATTAACAGAAGAAGAAAAATGTGAGATATTAATAAATCAAATAGAAAATGAACCTAGAAAATTAAGTTCTGTAAATTGTAAAAAATCTGAAATTTTAGAAAAAGAATTAAGTATATTTAGTACTATGAAAAAATTAATAAATATTTTTGGAAAAAATATAATTGAACAGAATATTATTTCTCATACAGTTGAAATTTCTGATATGTTAGAACTAGCACTTCTATTAAAAGAATTTGATTTAGATGGAAAAGTTAATATATCTCCTTTATTTGAAAGTATTGAAGATTTAAAAAATTCTGAAAAAATAATGAAAACTTGGTTTGAACTTGATATTTTAAAAAAATGGATGTCTAATAATGGAAGTCTCCAAGAAATAATGTTAGGTTATTCTGATAGTAATAAAGATGGAGGATATATTACATCAAGTTGGCATTTATATAAAGCACAAAAAGAATTAGTTAGCTTAGCTCAAAAATATGGAGTTAAACTTAATTTCTTCCATGGACGTGGTGGAACAGTAGGTCGTGGAGGCGGACCAAGTTATGAGGCTATACTTTCACAACCAAGTGAATCTATTCTTGGTAAAATAAGGCTTACAGAACAAGGTGAAGTAATAGGAGCAAAATATGGTAATCTTGATTTAGGTAAATTTAACTTAGAAGCTTTATTATCTGCTACTTTAGAAAAATCATTAAAAGATGATACAAAAGATATAAAAGAATATGAAAATATAATGGAACAAATATCAAATATAAGTTATGAAAAATATAGAAATTTAGTATATGAAACCGAAGGTTTTTCTGAATATTTCTTTGAATCTACTCCAATAAATGAAGTTTCTTCACTTAATATTGGTTCAAGACCTTCATCAAGAAAAAAAGTTTTAGATATAGAAGGATTAAGAGCTATTCCATGGGTATTTTCATGGTCTCAAATAAGGGTGATGCTTCCAGGTTGGTATGGAGTAGGAACATCTTTTAATAAATGGATTAAAGAAAATAATGGACTAGAAACTTTAAAATTAATGTATAGAAATTGGCCATTTTTTAAAGCTTTATTATCTAATTTAGAAATGGTACTTTCTAAAACAGATATGAATATAGCAAAAGAATATGCAAAACTTGTAAAAAATGAAAATTTATCAACTAAAATATTTAATATGATTAATGATGAATGGATACTAACTTTTAACTTATTAAAAGAAATTACAGGAATTAATTATTTATTAGAAGATAATGAGATGCTTACATTAAGTTTAAAAAATAGATTACCTTACTTTAATGCATTAAATTATTTACAAATTGAATTAATAAAACAACAAAGAGCTGGAAATAACACAGAAGAGATAAATAAGGCAATACACACTACTATTAATGGTATTGCAACTGGACTTAGAAACAGTGGATAG
- the tyrS gene encoding tyrosine--tRNA ligase: protein MSELEIKKEVERQFEILKRGCDEIISEEEFKKKLENSIRNNKPLKVKLGIDPTGSELHIGHAVPIRKLKQFQDLGHEVNFLIGTFTARIGDPTGKSETRKMLSFETIQENIKTYLEQVKIILDLNKIKVVYNHEWLEKLKLEEVLKLLSMFTVSQMIQREDFSKRLSNNQPVSLIEFTYPILQGYDSVALEADVELGATEQKFNLLRGRDLQKNFNQEQQICMIMPILVGLDGVEKMSKSLGNYISIQDSPNDMFGKIMSISDELMLNYYEMITDLPLDEVKEMLKTQHPMDCKKKLGYELVKEYYGEQVAIESKAWFENVFSNRNLNVELPEIKIVENELAALELLSKLNFISSNSEGRRLIDQGAMKVNDVIIKDINEIINLTEEVIVRCGKKKIVKIIK from the coding sequence ATGTCGGAATTAGAAATTAAAAAAGAAGTAGAAAGACAATTTGAAATACTTAAAAGAGGTTGTGATGAAATAATAAGTGAAGAAGAGTTTAAGAAAAAACTTGAAAATTCAATTAGAAATAATAAACCTTTAAAAGTTAAACTTGGAATAGATCCAACTGGTTCAGAATTACACATAGGTCATGCTGTTCCTATTAGAAAATTAAAACAATTTCAAGATTTAGGGCATGAAGTAAACTTTCTAATTGGAACATTTACAGCTAGAATTGGGGATCCAACAGGTAAATCTGAAACTAGAAAAATGTTAAGTTTTGAAACTATACAAGAAAATATTAAAACATACTTAGAACAAGTTAAAATAATATTAGATCTTAATAAAATAAAAGTTGTATATAATCATGAGTGGTTAGAAAAATTGAAATTAGAAGAAGTACTAAAACTTTTATCAATGTTCACAGTTTCTCAAATGATACAAAGAGAGGATTTTTCTAAGAGATTATCAAATAATCAACCTGTATCTTTAATTGAATTTACTTATCCAATATTACAAGGATATGATTCAGTTGCTTTGGAAGCAGATGTTGAATTAGGTGCAACAGAACAAAAGTTTAATTTATTAAGAGGTAGAGATTTACAAAAAAATTTTAATCAAGAACAACAAATTTGTATGATAATGCCAATACTTGTAGGACTTGATGGAGTAGAGAAGATGTCTAAATCATTAGGAAATTATATATCTATACAAGATAGTCCAAATGATATGTTTGGTAAAATTATGTCAATATCTGATGAATTAATGTTAAATTACTATGAAATGATTACAGATTTACCATTAGATGAAGTAAAAGAAATGCTTAAAACACAACATCCTATGGATTGTAAAAAGAAATTAGGATATGAATTAGTAAAAGAATATTATGGAGAACAAGTAGCTATTGAATCTAAAGCTTGGTTTGAAAATGTATTTAGTAATAGAAATTTAAATGTTGAATTACCTGAAATTAAAATAGTTGAAAATGAATTAGCTGCATTAGAGTTATTATCAAAGCTTAATTTCATTAGTTCAAATAGTGAGGGTAGAAGACTTATAGATCAGGGAGCAATGAAAGTTAATGATGTTATAATCAAGGATATTAATGAAATAATTAATTTAACAGAAGAAGTAATAGTTCGTTGTGGAAAGAAAAAAATAGTTAAAATTATAAAATAA
- a CDS encoding FAD-dependent oxidoreductase — translation MSKILKFDETIIYDTIIVGAGPAAVSAAIYAVRKGLKTAMIGEDIGGQILDTNEIENIIGVPLTNGFDYATELEKHMSEYEIYFYKGHRVKEIINDDKLKKIITDDNKEVLTKTIIISTGAKWRQLGIPGEKEYTGKGVHYCSTCDGPFYRNKDVIIVGGGNSGVEAAIEISNIAKSVVLVEYMDELKADKVLQDRLFTLENVKIYLSTGVTEIIGNEYAEISKLKNRHTSEEFELKMDGLFVEIGLSANSDLVKNIVETNKAGEILIDEMNMTSIPGIFAAGDCTNTKHKQIIIAMGEGAKAALSAFEYVIKN, via the coding sequence ATGAGTAAAATTTTAAAATTTGATGAAACAATTATTTATGATACTATTATAGTAGGAGCAGGGCCAGCAGCAGTTTCTGCTGCAATATATGCAGTAAGAAAAGGATTAAAAACTGCTATGATAGGTGAAGACATAGGAGGACAAATTTTAGATACAAATGAAATAGAAAATATTATAGGTGTTCCTTTAACAAATGGTTTTGATTATGCAACAGAATTGGAAAAGCATATGTCTGAATATGAAATCTATTTCTATAAGGGACATAGAGTAAAAGAGATTATTAATGATGATAAATTGAAAAAAATAATTACAGATGATAATAAAGAGGTATTAACTAAAACTATCATAATTTCAACAGGAGCTAAATGGAGACAACTTGGTATCCCAGGTGAGAAAGAATATACAGGAAAAGGAGTACATTACTGCTCAACTTGTGATGGACCTTTTTATAGAAATAAGGATGTAATTATTGTAGGTGGAGGAAATTCTGGAGTAGAAGCAGCTATAGAGATTTCTAATATTGCTAAAAGTGTTGTATTAGTAGAGTATATGGATGAATTAAAGGCTGATAAAGTATTACAGGATAGATTATTTACTTTAGAAAATGTAAAAATATATCTATCAACTGGTGTTACAGAAATTATTGGAAATGAATATGCTGAAATTTCAAAATTAAAAAATAGACATACTTCAGAAGAATTTGAATTAAAAATGGATGGACTTTTTGTAGAAATAGGATTAAGTGCAAATTCAGATTTAGTAAAAAATATTGTTGAAACTAACAAAGCAGGTGAGATATTAATTGATGAAATGAATATGACATCAATTCCAGGTATTTTTGCTGCTGGAGATTGTACTAACACAAAACATAAACAAATAATAATTGCTATGGGAGAAGGGGCTAAAGCTGCTTTAAGTGCATTTGAATATGTAATTAAAAACTAA
- the smpB gene encoding SsrA-binding protein SmpB — translation MKILANNKKAYFDYFIEDEYVAGIELKGTEVKSIKLGKVSIKESFVRIIKNEVWILGMFVSQYTFGNIYNVNETRVRKLLLNKREIKKLSEKVKEQGYTIVPLTVFNQEGLIKVKIATARGKKNYDKRESIKQRDILRDIKKNY, via the coding sequence ATGAAAATTTTAGCTAATAATAAAAAAGCATATTTTGATTACTTTATTGAGGATGAATATGTTGCAGGAATTGAATTAAAAGGAACTGAAGTTAAATCTATTAAACTTGGTAAAGTTAGTATAAAGGAAAGTTTTGTTAGAATAATAAAAAATGAAGTGTGGATACTTGGAATGTTTGTTTCTCAATATACTTTTGGTAATATATATAATGTAAATGAAACTAGGGTAAGAAAGTTATTATTAAATAAAAGAGAAATAAAAAAACTATCAGAAAAAGTTAAAGAACAAGGATATACTATAGTTCCTTTAACCGTATTTAATCAAGAAGGTCTAATTAAAGTTAAAATAGCTACTGCTCGTGGTAAGAAAAATTATGATAAACGCGAAAGCATTAAACAGCGTGATATATTAAGAGATATAAAAAAAAATTATTAA
- a CDS encoding ribonuclease R family protein — MNKIFESKFICKNKRIAFAYTDNNEKVLIRDINFNNAFDGDTVIVEIIDNERLIGKVNKIVKRQDSPYFGNVILCKRNKYIIRLNRSDLIVTTTTKKINIKHGDILSFNIDYTTLNKDDIKVNILNNFGNINNSDNILNSLLDASNISKGFLNEIKKEVVEIRRPNVSEELKYRVDLRHQKTITIDDISAKDLDDAIYLEKEENHYILYVSIADVSYFVKEYSKLDFEAAKRGNSIYLAEQVIPMLPKKLSNNLCSLNPDEDKLTFTVKLKYDLNGKLIESDFFKSIIKSHHRLNYTDVNKMFDNNDKSYPILWDMLELSKLLRKQKNKKGMINFNIPEIKLILDENGDIKEISKRISGLSQELIENFMVAANEAVAEYLHWQNIPAIYRVHEAPEIDTLRSLNKKLNILGYNINNVMDIHPGKIAKIIDKSSNDENSYLIHKTVLQAMKRAKYMNENKGHFGLALDNYLHFTSPIRRYSDLIVHRMLQFTLNNKKISTKYIDKKKEEYKLIAEHISKTERVAERLEKDSIKLKLLDYMKKHLNEVFEARISGIIRGKIFLQLDNLIETVFYDNISSKYIIDDALLIDNKGNKFNIGDKVKIKIIKLDYERIEIISEVL, encoded by the coding sequence ATGAATAAAATTTTTGAAAGTAAATTTATATGTAAAAACAAAAGAATTGCTTTTGCATATACTGATAATAATGAGAAAGTATTAATTAGAGATATAAATTTTAATAATGCTTTCGATGGAGATACTGTAATAGTTGAAATAATAGATAATGAAAGACTTATAGGTAAAGTCAACAAAATAGTTAAAAGGCAAGATAGCCCATATTTTGGAAATGTTATACTATGTAAAAGAAATAAATACATTATTAGATTAAATCGAAGTGATTTAATAGTTACTACTACTACAAAAAAAATCAATATTAAACACGGAGATATATTAAGTTTTAACATTGATTATACAACATTAAATAAAGATGACATTAAAGTTAATATTCTTAATAATTTTGGTAATATAAATAATTCTGACAATATATTAAACTCTTTATTAGATGCTTCAAATATATCTAAGGGATTTTTAAATGAAATAAAAAAAGAGGTTGTAGAAATTAGAAGACCTAATGTATCTGAAGAATTAAAATATAGGGTTGATTTACGTCATCAAAAAACAATTACAATTGATGATATAAGTGCAAAAGATTTAGATGACGCTATTTACCTTGAAAAAGAAGAAAATCACTACATATTATATGTAAGTATAGCAGATGTTTCATATTTCGTTAAAGAATACTCTAAACTTGATTTTGAAGCTGCTAAAAGAGGTAATAGTATTTATTTGGCTGAGCAGGTTATACCCATGTTGCCTAAAAAGCTTTCTAATAACTTATGCTCTTTAAATCCAGATGAAGATAAATTAACTTTTACAGTAAAACTTAAATATGATCTAAATGGTAAATTGATTGAAAGTGATTTCTTTAAATCTATTATTAAATCACATCATAGATTAAATTATACTGATGTTAATAAAATGTTTGATAACAATGATAAGAGCTACCCTATTTTATGGGATATGTTAGAACTTTCTAAATTATTAAGAAAACAAAAAAATAAAAAAGGTATGATTAATTTCAATATTCCTGAAATAAAATTAATACTTGATGAAAATGGCGATATAAAGGAAATATCAAAAAGAATATCAGGATTATCTCAAGAATTAATTGAAAATTTCATGGTTGCTGCTAATGAGGCTGTTGCTGAATATCTACATTGGCAAAATATTCCTGCTATTTATAGGGTGCATGAAGCTCCTGAAATTGATACATTAAGAAGTTTAAATAAAAAACTTAATATATTGGGATATAACATAAATAATGTAATGGATATACATCCAGGTAAAATAGCTAAAATAATAGATAAAAGCTCTAATGATGAAAATTCATATTTAATTCATAAAACTGTATTACAAGCTATGAAAAGAGCTAAATATATGAATGAAAATAAGGGGCATTTTGGTTTAGCATTAGATAATTATCTCCACTTTACATCACCAATAAGAAGATATTCTGATTTAATTGTTCATAGAATGCTTCAATTTACATTAAATAATAAAAAAATCTCCACTAAATATATTGATAAGAAAAAAGAGGAATATAAATTAATAGCAGAGCATATATCTAAAACAGAAAGAGTTGCTGAAAGACTTGAAAAAGACTCTATAAAATTAAAATTATTAGACTATATGAAAAAACATTTAAATGAAGTATTTGAAGCAAGAATATCTGGTATTATTAGAGGTAAAATATTTCTTCAATTAGATAATTTAATTGAAACCGTTTTTTATGATAATATTAGTTCTAAATATATTATAGATGATGCTTTATTAATTGATAATAAAGGAAATAAATTTAATATTGGTGATAAGGTAAAAATAAAAATCATAAAATTAGATTATGAAAGAATAGAAATTATTTCGGAGGTACTATAA
- the yqeK gene encoding bis(5'-nucleosyl)-tetraphosphatase (symmetrical) YqeK codes for MYNLNEIHEELKKLVTEKRYNHIIRVRNKAIELAKIYNAPTDIVEVGALLHDIAKYFDDEEAYSIIEDKYKNIFEDGFKINQILHGFAAAAYAKKRFNITNELILDSLRYHTIGRKNMTLIDKIVYLADAIEDGRDYPNVELIRKESLKNLDSAILMEINFKLNHLISKNSIIHPNTILLRNELIKKGE; via the coding sequence ATGTATAATTTAAATGAAATTCATGAAGAATTAAAAAAATTAGTAACTGAAAAAAGATATAATCATATTATTAGAGTTAGAAATAAAGCTATAGAACTTGCAAAAATATATAATGCACCAACTGACATTGTTGAAGTTGGTGCTTTATTGCATGATATAGCTAAATATTTTGATGATGAAGAGGCATACTCTATTATTGAAGATAAATATAAAAATATATTTGAAGATGGATTTAAAATTAATCAAATATTACATGGTTTTGCTGCTGCTGCTTATGCAAAAAAAAGATTTAATATTACAAATGAGTTAATACTTGATTCTTTAAGGTATCATACTATAGGTAGAAAAAACATGACTTTAATAGATAAAATAGTATATCTTGCTGATGCAATTGAAGATGGTAGAGATTATCCAAATGTTGAGCTTATTAGAAAAGAATCACTTAAAAACTTAGACTCTGCTATACTTATGGAAATTAATTTTAAATTAAACCATTTAATTAGTAAAAATTCAATTATACATCCCAATACTATTTTATTAAGAAACGAATTAATAAAAAAAGGTGAATAA
- a CDS encoding N-acetylmuramoyl-L-alanine amidase family protein, whose protein sequence is MLSKLKKILLLLTICFSTLTFSVILEDVRYQNGEFIIKFDSKITKPIINKTKITSNNIHYNVSEINLKNTKISEEVLNQININDEFYKYIIIDEITKDLAGIYTYSQYGYSSEITYSDDEIRIKKVKVDVPKKISPLTKKQLVIVLDAGHGGHDSGARGHGKLEKEIALEITHKLARNLKRDHKVILTRSDDTFISLSERPAIGNNNFADLFVSIHLNAATNDNANGAEIFYFSKETNPYTSKLIESEEKYDEVQAKKVSIINQILGDFFVNRTKEKSANLARVILDNYSKQMNFRKRGVFGANFAVLRGSESASILIELGFISNESDNAKLASETGQMIAVNAIADAIRENFEE, encoded by the coding sequence ATGTTGAGTAAATTAAAAAAAATACTACTTCTTTTAACTATATGTTTCTCTACTTTAACATTTTCTGTAATATTAGAAGATGTAAGATATCAAAATGGTGAATTTATTATTAAATTTGATTCTAAAATTACAAAACCCATTATCAATAAAACTAAAATTACATCTAATAATATCCATTATAATGTTTCTGAAATTAATTTAAAAAATACAAAAATATCAGAAGAAGTTTTAAATCAAATTAATATCAATGATGAGTTCTATAAATATATAATAATAGATGAAATTACTAAAGATCTAGCAGGTATTTATACATATTCTCAATATGGATATAGTTCAGAAATCACATATTCTGATGATGAAATAAGAATTAAAAAAGTAAAAGTTGATGTTCCTAAAAAAATTAGTCCTTTAACAAAAAAACAATTGGTTATAGTTTTAGATGCTGGACATGGGGGGCACGATTCTGGAGCTAGAGGTCATGGAAAATTAGAAAAAGAAATAGCTTTAGAAATTACTCATAAACTTGCTAGAAATTTAAAAAGAGATCATAAAGTTATTTTAACAAGAAGTGATGATACTTTTATTAGTCTTAGTGAAAGACCTGCAATAGGAAATAACAACTTCGCTGATTTATTTGTAAGTATACATTTAAATGCTGCTACTAATGATAATGCTAATGGTGCTGAAATATTCTATTTTTCAAAAGAAACTAATCCATATACTTCAAAATTAATTGAATCAGAAGAAAAATATGATGAAGTACAGGCTAAGAAAGTAAGTATAATAAATCAAATTTTAGGTGATTTTTTTGTTAATAGAACTAAAGAAAAAAGTGCTAATTTAGCTAGAGTTATACTTGATAACTACTCTAAACAAATGAATTTTAGAAAAAGAGGAGTATTCGGAGCTAACTTTGCAGTTTTACGTGGAAGTGAATCAGCTTCTATTTTAATAGAATTAGGATTTATTTCTAATGAATCAGATAATGCAAAATTAGCTAGTGAAACTGGACAAATGATAGCTGTAAATGCTATAGCTGATGCAATAAGAGAAAATTTTGAGGAGTAA
- the yajC gene encoding preprotein translocase subunit YajC: MYSTTTILVIYAVIFIPLLGILYYNNNKKRKKFDEMMNSLNIGQKIMTIGGIIGNITKINDETVEIKVDQNTRLTITKRAISHIIK; the protein is encoded by the coding sequence ATGTATTCTACAACTACAATATTAGTAATTTATGCTGTAATATTTATACCTCTTTTAGGAATATTATATTACAATAATAATAAAAAAAGAAAAAAATTTGATGAAATGATGAATAGTTTAAATATAGGTCAAAAAATTATGACAATTGGAGGTATTATTGGTAATATAACTAAAATTAATGATGAAACTGTTGAAATAAAAGTAGATCAAAATACTAGACTTACTATTACAAAAAGAGCTATTTCACATATAATAAAATAA